The Mesoplodon densirostris isolate mMesDen1 chromosome 20, mMesDen1 primary haplotype, whole genome shotgun sequence genomic sequence GAAATGGCTCTTTAAAAAACTGTCATTGTTAACTGTATACAGATAAGGGGGGTGGGAGGAGCACCAGATAGGGAGATGGCACAGTGCTGAGCAGAAGCGTTAGAGTTCAGTTTTCCACGCTTTCATGTAGGAGTTATTCCGAGCTTAAGGTCCTCACAGACCTTTGTCTGACTTCTGAGGTCTTACATCTCTCTTCACCGTCTGTTTTTGGTTGCAGGAAGTCTAGAGATAGAGACAGTTTTGCTGTTTATTTTCATAGGAAACTTCGTACTGTATATTTTGCTTCCAATCTCTTGAAGATAATTTGAATTCATCCCTGGGTTTAGGACTATAGGACTATATGCTGTAGTCACAGCAATTCAAATATTAACTCTTAATCTTGTAAATTCCAGCTGGAAGGAATAAAACAGAGAAAGTCAAAAAATGTTTCCACAGctgagaaattaaaaccataaaacaTTCCTTTTTCAATTatagttctgttttcttttgtgtatttagaGGCAGCACTAAAAGGGGAAGTCAGGAATCTTTTGTTTCAGGAGCCAGGAGAACGGCTAATACTATGAAGGAGAAACTTTGTTGCAGTTTACACCATAGGAACCATcaagtagaataaaatattatagaaCAAACGTGAGTATTTCCGTATGTTTTAATAAGAGCATGAAGAGCATTACTACTTTATAATTTAGTTATCCTGATGTATAGTTTGGCGTTTCATATCAGAAATGTCTTTTTCTCTTATCAGATCAGTTATTGTTTAATATTGTGTAAATATAGTATGAAATAAGTGTCAGTGAACTTGTGTAGATTTGTGAACCTCTCCAAAATAGGACAGATGTTTTCCTGAAAGCTAGGTGTACTTAACATAGAACATTTGAAAATTGTTTCTAAAAGTGTTCACAGTTGAACAATTTCTTAGGATAGGACTAAGATagatggatttttatttattttcgtcATGCTCCAAAACATAGGTGAGAGTCAGCTCTAAAACCTAGTTATGAGTATAGTAGTGAAGAAGAGGGTGTTAGTCTCCTAAGGGTTAAGAAAAGCTGGGTTTGggaattccccggcggtccagtggttaggactccacagtttcactgccgagggcccaggttcaagttcagtccctggtcggggagctaagaccccacagccacatggcacagccaaaagaaaagaaaagctgggTTTGAGCCATACTCCGTACCTAGAAAAGTCCTTTGTTCCCAGCGGCAGTTATACACTTCAGGACCGATTCTAGGTACTGTTGGGGAACAGAAAAAGATGGGGACACATGGTCCGTCTCTGAGCTGTCAGTCTAGTGAGCTAAGATGAGACACAAGAACGGACCAAAGGAAGCTGATTCCTATACATGCCAAAGGAGAAGTTTGGGGGTTCACAGGAGGAAACGATTTGGGAAGCAAAAGTGAGGTGGAGGGAGTTTCCCGCTCTGCTCTGGCCGGTCTTCTGCTGGCAGGCAGGGTCATGGACACGAGGGCGTGTCCAGAGCAACGTCCTGGTGGCGGTTCTTCAGCTCCCTGGGGCTCGGGAGGTGCTGAGCGCAGCAGCAGTGGTCGTGGGAGCTTCTTGATTCTGACACCCTCATCTCTGGGTCCCAGATACAatggaggtgggagaggtggTGAGACGTAGTGTATATTTCAAAGGAACTGATcaaggcttccttggtggcgcagtggttgggagtccgcctgccaatgcaggggacataggttcgaccCCTgttccggtaagatcccacatgccgcggagtgattaggcccgtgcgccacaactactgagcctgtgctctagaacccacgagccacaactgctgaagcctgcatgcctggagcccgtgctctgcaacaggagaagccactgcgatgggAGGCCCGTGCAcggcagtgaagagtagcccccgctgcaactggagaaagcccgcatgcagcagcgaagacccaactcagccaactaattaattaatttaaaaaaattttaaaggaactgATCAAGCAGATTTGCTGATGAACTGtgtgggagaaagggagaagtCAAGCGTGACGAGCAAGTTTTCAGTTGTCCCTGTCAGGGGCGTGGGGAGAAGAAGATGTAATGAGGGAGAGTTGGAAAGAGACAACTGAGCTGGACACCACTTCCAAACTACTGGTTCGTCACATGTATTTCTTACCTACAAATATCATCATTCGCCATGTTTAAAATCTTTACCAGACGAGAATACTGTTGACACGTTGACCTGTATCTGCtttataaactccttgagggggcttccctggtggcacaatggttgagagtccgcctgctgatgcaggggacatgggttcatgccctggtccgggaagatcccacatgctgcagagcggctgggcccgtgagccatggccgctgagcctgcgcgtccggagcctgtgctccgcaacaggagaggccacggcagtgagaggcccgcgtaccgcaaaaaaaaaaaaaaaaaaaaaaaaaaaaaaatctggctgaTGAAGTCAAGTCATagaacattttactttttttgcacCCAAACCCAATTACGATTCCCCAGGACTGAACCTTGGAGAAAACACTACTTTATTTTTCCTCAAGGCTCTTCTTCCTGTAACAATGGATTTGATTCAAAGACAAGTAGAATAATCTTATTACTGATAAACCTTTTTCCACAATGTGTTCTCTCCCTGTGGCATACTGTCCTGAGACAGTGAACCTAGAACCTGCTATCTGCATGGatgggaagaaagggaaaagtatACCGAATACATCTCATGTGATGTTTTGCATTCCCACCTGAAATGTTACATGGCCCACCATcagcatttattcattccacagaCTTTTGGAACCAGACACCAAGACTACAAAGTAATTGAAAAAGAAGGTGaataggaatttgggagtaatatatacacactactacatgtaaaataaacaacaaggacctactgcctAGCACTGggaactcaatattttgtaataacctatatgggaaaagaatctgaaaaagaatatatatatgtataactgaatcactttgctgtatacctgaaactaatacaacattgtaagtcaacaaTACTTCAGGTGCATACATccaatacttaaaaaaagaaaaaaatacttttatcacAGAAAAGTGCAAACACCTGCATCTTCAAGGCGCCATCTGGTACTTTCTAAAGTCTGTTTCATGGGTGTATAAGATGAAAATCGGGGAAAGATGTCAGTTAAATTTATGCTTTCTCTTCgctaaacaaaaaagcaaaatacaataCACCGTGGGAAAGATGCTGTTGTAAGAATTCCACAGCAGCCAGAGAGAGGAGAGGCTCCGGACCTCCACGGCCAGCATTATATAGGCAATGATGAGCTGGGTGTGGGCCCAGGTGAGAGTTCTATAGAGCACTCGCATCGGCCAGGATCTGATGAACACGTTGGCAAAGGTGTGAATCAGGTAGTCGGCTTCCACCATCACAGCCCAGCAGAGGAAACCAAACACCTGTCCCGGGTGGAGTCCGTGCCACCAAGCCGAGAAGACGAACGTCTGCAACAAGGGCCAGGTCCTGCCCTGCTGGAAAATGAGGCGTCGGAGCCACCGAGCTGTGCTCTGGTTCCACTTTCTGATGAACAGGGCTATCCTGTGGGTTGTTTCCAGAGTCCAAATGTCCGCATCAGGGATGTATCCCTCCTCACCGGGGCTCTGACCAAACTCAGGTCCAAAGCCCGCTGCGTAGAGGAGGGAGTCATCCAGGAGCCAGTGGGAGTAGTAGGTGAGTTTGAAGAGCCCGGCGGTGGACCACGTGACATAGACACACTGCAGTTGCCGGCAGTCCGTCAGTCCTGCTCCTGCGCTCACCACCTGCCTCACCACAACCTTCAGACACTCTAGTCCCAGAATCTGCAGACCCCTCCGGGTCAGAACCCAGAAAGAGTTCCTGGGATACAAACTGCTGGACCCTTGAACACGAGCCTGAAATCTCTGGAAGGAACACAGGGGGCCTCCTAGGAGAGCAGGGAAAAAGAGCAAGTAGCTGAAATAGGGCAGAGCCTTCCACAGATGCTCAGACAAAGAGCTCTTGTTCCTGatgcctcctgctgctgctgccgctttCCCCTCACGAATGTCCAGAGACAGGGATGTGACCCTCTGGGTCAAGAGCATGAGGGAAGAAAGAGTGACGCAGAACCTGaaagagagtttttctttaaTGTAAAAACACTCCACATTTACTTTATCCCCTTGCAGCGCCTCACCCAAGACCCAgtggcagggacttccctagtggtccagtggctaagactccatgctcccaatgcagggagcccaggtttgatccctggtcaggaaactagatcccacatgcatgctgccactaagagtctgcatgccgcaactaaagatcccacgttccacaactaagacctagcccagccaaataaatactaaaaaaaaaaaaaagagagacccagTGGCCAATGGGTGGCTCTAAACAATTAAGACCAATCTCATGGCCTGCAGTTTCCCCCACAAAGACTCTTGGATTAATCTGGAACCACAGGCTCCTCTGAGCAGGATGGAACGGTAAATGGAGAAATGAATCATTAGAGGCAAATAAAAGAATGACGAGGAATATTACAGTGAAACGTTGATTATAGTATTTCTAAGAATACCTTATAAAGATTAGGATCGAGGTCAGGGAGAAATTTGTCACAGAAGAAACAAGACCTTAGTTCTGTTTAGTCTTAGTTCTTCCTATAGAGACTACAGGAAGCTGGAGATTTGGACTGTGAACCAGTCCCTGACTGCAAGATTCTGAAGGCTTCGGGATTTGGGCTGAGGAAGAGCGAATCAAGCTAGaggctcagggtatgtgttgaGTCATTAGCATTTGAGCTGTGTTCTTCACCAATCAGCTGACCTGTTCCTGCGTCACCATCACACAGTAGAGAAGATCCTGCTGACCATGGAGAAAATTAATGAGAGCTACAGTGACACACTCTACAGCCAGGAACACTGtcctgtggggaaaagatggctCTGTTTCCCAACCGTTGCTGCTTCTGTGTCTGAGAACTTAAGGACAACTGATCTCCTTACTTGACCTATCAAACAGTAAGCAAAGTGGCCACCAAATGCCACTAACCCCTGTTCAGTCCTCTTCTGTTAAGGGCTGAATgtgtcctcccccaccccaaattcatatgttggggACCTAAcgtccagtacctcagaatgtgtaTATTTGGGGATGGGTCtttaagaggtaattaaggtaaagcaaggtcatgagggtgggccctAACCCAAGATGACTGGTTTCCATATGAGAAGAgataaggacacagacacacacagagggaagaccatgtgaaagcagagggagaagacggtatctacaagccaaggagagaggcctcaggagaagctgaacctgccaacactttgaccttggacttccagcctccagaggaagtaaatgtttgctgttgaAGCCACCCTGTCCGCAGTACTTTGTATGAGAGCCAGAGCAAACTAACACATCTTCCCGCTTCAGCTCAGGTTCAGCCTCCCTCCCGTGCAGCCAGATTCTGTTCAACTTGCTCCTCCAGCCCCTATCAGGTCCGGGCTTCCTCCTGAAATCCTAAGTCACCACATCCCGGTCAGTACTCCCCACTCCCTATCCACCCACCATCTTGCCTCTTCTTCAGAGAAGCAAGCCCTGGAGCCTTTGGTGAAAACAGTCAGAATAAAGAATaggattctggggcttccctggtggcgcagtggttgagagtctgcctgccgatgcaggggacagggattcgagccctggtctgggaggatcccacatgccgcggagcaactgggcccgtgagccacaattactgagcctgcgcgtctggagcctgcgcgtcttgtgctccgcaacaagagaggccgcgatagtgagaggcccgcgcaccgcgatgaagagtggcccccgcttgccaaaactagagaaagctctcgcacagaaacgaagacccaacacagcaaaaagaaattaattaattaataaactaaaaaaaaaaatttacggATGTCAAAACGATTTAGTAATTTTTTATACAACAAAACAGTGGATTATAATGTagcctgggggaaaaaaaaaaagaataggattcTGGGTGTGGGAGGGATGGCAGAGTAAGGCAACCAACAGCAGCTAGAATCAGAGAGGTGACCCCCTCGACAGGTCACCCCTCCAGTTCACCGAGCGACCATGAAGCCAGGCCAGTGGTGATCACAGCGAGAGCCAGGAACAACAGGCTTCAGGATGGCAGAGATGCCTGATTCCCTCTAATCCTGGTGATCTCACTGGCTCAGGAAAACACGTCCCTAGACTGTAATTAgcgccctatttttttttttttcctggattgaGTGACTTCCCTTTTTCTGGGGGATGGAAGAGCTGAGTGTCAGTGAAAGTAAAACTCTTGCAGAGCAGGTGTGTGGGAAGGCAGCAAAGGTTTATGGTAGATTTATACCTTTCCTGTCCTACTGAAACAGTGGGGAGGCTGCCGGCTATGTGTCTAAACTACCTACACTGAGGTGTGTGTACTCTGCTTAGTTACCTGCAGGCCAGCCTCATCTGTGGGCCCTGGGACTCCTGGTTCACTCCCTTTCTCGGGCACAATGTGAATTACAgctagtgccaggcactgtgccatgCAGGCAGCACATGGTAGCTATTAGGAGATAAGTCATACAATTACacttatattcattcattaaccCTAACCTAAGAGGCTTGCAAGATAGGTATTGCtatccccccaacacacacttacacacaccctttatttcagaaaaagacattgaggctgagagaggttgACTGACTCACTCAAGATCACACTGCTGGGATGTGGAAGAATTTGGATTCAAACTCAACGCCCAGGTCCTCCCCACCAGCACCCCGGTGCAAGCAAACCCTGGTGGGCTCCGTAGGAACACAGGAACGGGCTGCTTTACCTCGTGGAAGGAGCTTCTTGCAGATAATACTCCGTATAGTGCAGACCCAGGTGGCACAGCGTCTGCCAGCTCATCTGAAAGAGGAAAGTCAGCCTGTGGACGTCCTGGGGGCCCAGCGAGTGGATCAGGACCACGGTGCACAGAGCGGGGATGAAGACCAGCACAGCGAAGGAACCCATGGCAGCTACTGCCAGGGCTCCTCCTACCACCAGGAGGAACAGGTACCTGGAACACAGAACGCCTTAGAGCAGTGCGACAGATGAGTCACTTCCCGTGGCAGCCCATCTGTGGAACCCAGTGGAGGTGGGCGCCCCCTCACCCCTACAGAAGTCACACTGTTGTCACTCTGAAGTATTCCTCCTGTTCTTCTGAAGGAGAGAAACAGGGAGGGTAGAGGCAGAGTCCATGTGTAAACCACTTCAGCAGGAGACAAATCTTGATTTCTGCCTCTGGGACCCTGGGCACCCCTCTTTGATGTCTGCCAGGCCAGTGGGGAGATACCTGCCCCCAACAATCCTGTGGGGACTGGTCTGGAATGCTTCCCAGTAGGGCCACACTCAGCCCTGCGCTTGCTGCCCAACCAAAGTGGTGGGAATCTAGGATCCAGGACCTAGGAGGACTCTAGACATCATCGCATACAGGTGAGTCTCTTCCCTTTCCACAGAGCTGCACCCCCTGGCCCTCAATGCCTCCCTTTGATAAGTGTTTGAAAACTCAATTACAAAGTCTTTAAGTGTATCGTTTAATAATTTTTGTCATCTGCATACATAGTTTAGCCTATTCTCCAAATCCATAcaaataaaatcatacagtatttgcttatTTGAGTAAAGCTTCTATCATTagtataatattttgtttttttaatttattgaagtatagttgatttacaatgtttcaggtgtacagcaaagtgattcagttatacatatgtatattctttttcagatttttgtctatcataggttatt encodes the following:
- the MBOAT4 gene encoding ghrelin O-acyltransferase; this encodes MDWLQLFFLHPVSLYQGAAFPFALLFNYLCIMDSFSTHARYLFLLVVGGALAVAAMGSFAVLVFIPALCTVVLIHSLGPQDVHRLTFLFQMSWQTLCHLGLHYTEYYLQEAPSTRFCVTLSSLMLLTQRVTSLSLDIREGKAAAAAGGIRNKSSLSEHLWKALPYFSYLLFFPALLGGPLCSFQRFQARVQGSSSLYPRNSFWVLTRRGLQILGLECLKVVVRQVVSAGAGLTDCRQLQCVYVTWSTAGLFKLTYYSHWLLDDSLLYAAGFGPEFGQSPGEEGYIPDADIWTLETTHRIALFIRKWNQSTARWLRRLIFQQGRTWPLLQTFVFSAWWHGLHPGQVFGFLCWAVMVEADYLIHTFANVFIRSWPMRVLYRTLTWAHTQLIIAYIMLAVEVRSLSSLWLLWNSYNSIFPTVYCILLFCLAKRKHKFN